The Clostridium bornimense genome includes a region encoding these proteins:
- a CDS encoding sensor histidine kinase — translation MRYKYRAIISVCVTLYMFLFICDIDDVFGDIDNNDDEINVLVISSYYGYSKWEKGVLEGFTDSDELGVNLINVSLYFDGIEGIAEKTYVDSVNKMIQEKYGEKYIDCIVTLDDESFMFARANLFNENSVMYKKPIVFLGVNFDMNLSEDEKQYISGIIDDTDEVGAINLILDSDKHIENIYLVAGESKYAEAMASKMPFFRKFANRDYEFEIIQDSRLGNVEERLKDISDEDSAILLVGKFVDDVGVIMESKSVISSIQSKSDVPIYSTAQAYIEGGAIGGVVGNPYKSGKVLAEMVDSVLSHGDIHVSVNPDNKLSVPIVNFRALREYGINPLLLPKDSVVMNKRSYELMVPLYIQNILWISAALIIMVLFYMIYRHIRDMRYAKYIIDEAMYREKVRSDFIVAISHEFRTPINVISSCLKLLEVTVDRGNYEKEYILEKFSLMKKNSNRLLKQVNNLIDTSELNNGYLNLSLNNYNIVEVVEDSVGTIINFAKNKGIEVVFDSEEEEIILAIDKNKIERVILNLLSNSVKYIGDGSNILVMVSISNVTEDERYVSVSVKDDGIGISKDIVDLVFQQFKRGDVDNGLIRECEGSGLGLYIVRRIVELHNGEINIISEVGKGTEVIFKLPLYTIEGDSSGVLATDMSSVDYKADIEFSDLN, via the coding sequence ATGAGGTATAAATATAGAGCAATTATAAGTGTATGTGTAACTTTATATATGTTTCTATTTATATGTGATATAGATGATGTTTTTGGTGATATAGATAATAATGATGATGAAATAAATGTGTTAGTAATTAGTTCGTATTATGGATATAGTAAATGGGAAAAAGGGGTCTTAGAAGGATTTACTGATTCAGATGAATTAGGGGTTAATTTGATAAATGTTTCGCTATATTTTGATGGAATTGAGGGTATAGCCGAAAAGACTTATGTGGATAGCGTAAATAAAATGATTCAAGAAAAGTATGGCGAAAAGTATATAGATTGTATAGTGACTTTGGATGATGAATCATTTATGTTTGCCAGAGCCAATCTGTTTAATGAAAATTCTGTTATGTATAAAAAACCTATAGTTTTTTTAGGTGTAAATTTTGATATGAATCTAAGTGAAGATGAAAAGCAGTATATAAGCGGAATTATAGATGATACAGATGAAGTAGGGGCTATCAATTTGATTTTGGATTCTGATAAACATATCGAGAATATTTATTTAGTTGCAGGCGAAAGTAAGTATGCTGAAGCTATGGCTTCGAAGATGCCTTTCTTTAGAAAGTTTGCTAATAGAGATTATGAGTTTGAAATAATTCAGGATTCAAGACTAGGGAATGTAGAAGAACGACTTAAAGATATATCAGATGAAGATTCTGCAATTCTTTTAGTTGGTAAGTTTGTTGATGATGTTGGAGTCATCATGGAATCTAAGAGTGTTATATCAAGCATACAATCGAAAAGTGATGTGCCAATATATTCTACAGCGCAAGCTTATATTGAAGGTGGTGCAATTGGGGGAGTAGTAGGGAACCCATATAAATCAGGTAAAGTATTGGCTGAGATGGTGGATTCAGTATTAAGTCACGGGGATATACATGTAAGTGTTAATCCTGACAATAAATTAAGTGTTCCAATTGTTAATTTTCGTGCGCTTAGAGAATATGGTATTAATCCGTTGTTATTGCCTAAAGATAGTGTTGTTATGAATAAGCGAAGCTATGAGTTGATGGTGCCTCTTTATATCCAAAATATACTATGGATTTCAGCGGCATTAATTATAATGGTTTTATTTTATATGATATATAGACATATTAGAGATATGCGGTATGCAAAATATATCATTGATGAAGCTATGTATAGAGAGAAGGTAAGAAGTGATTTTATAGTTGCTATTTCTCATGAATTTAGAACTCCTATAAATGTAATATCTAGTTGTCTTAAGCTTTTAGAGGTAACTGTGGATAGAGGTAATTATGAAAAGGAATATATTCTTGAAAAATTCAGTCTTATGAAGAAAAATTCAAATAGATTATTGAAGCAAGTTAATAATCTTATAGATACTTCTGAATTAAACAATGGTTATTTGAACTTATCTTTAAATAATTATAATATTGTTGAGGTTGTAGAAGATAGTGTTGGTACGATTATAAATTTTGCGAAAAATAAAGGGATTGAAGTAGTATTTGATTCTGAGGAAGAGGAGATTATTCTTGCAATAGATAAAAATAAGATAGAGAGAGTAATTCTGAACTTATTATCTAATTCTGTGAAATATATTGGTGATGGTAGTAATATATTGGTGATGGTATCTATATCTAATGTAACTGAAGATGAAAGGTATGTTTCTGTATCTGTTAAAGATGATGGAATAGGTATATCTAAAGATATTGTAGATTTGGTTTTTCAACAGTTTAAAAGAGGCGATGTTGATAATGGTTTAATTAGGGAATGTGAAGGTTCTGGATTAGGGTTATATATTGTTCGACGTATAGTTGAGCTTCATAACGGAGAGATAAATATTATAAGTGAAGTTGGTAAAGGAACTGAGGTTATTTTCAAATTACCTTTATATACTATTGAGGGCGATAGTAGTGGAGTTTTGGCTACAGATATGTCTTCAGTGGATTACAAAGCTGATATTGAATTCTCGGACTTAAATTAA
- a CDS encoding globin domain-containing protein, which yields MLDQKTIEIVKSTVPALKEHGVEITKTFYKNMFENNPEVKRLFNMDRQASGEQPKALAMTILAAAQNIDNLEVLLPAVKKIGERHCDVQIKEEHYPIVGANLLVAIKEVLGDAATDEVIDAWGKAYEVIAKIFIDVEKEIYESRNK from the coding sequence ATGTTAGATCAAAAAACAATTGAAATAGTTAAAAGCACAGTACCGGCGTTAAAGGAGCATGGTGTAGAAATTACAAAAACTTTCTATAAAAATATGTTTGAAAATAATCCAGAAGTTAAGAGATTATTCAATATGGATAGACAAGCTTCAGGAGAGCAACCAAAGGCGTTAGCTATGACAATATTAGCAGCTGCTCAGAATATAGATAACTTAGAAGTTTTATTACCAGCAGTAAAGAAAATAGGAGAAAGACACTGTGATGTTCAAATTAAAGAAGAACATTATCCAATAGTTGGAGCTAACCTTTTAGTAGCAATCAAAGAAGTTTTAGGTGATGCAGCGACAGATGAGGTTATTGATGCCTGGGGTAAAGCTTATGAAGTGATAGCTAAAATATTTATAGATGTTGAAAAAGAAATCTACGAATCAAGAAATAAATAA
- a CDS encoding sulfate/molybdate ABC transporter ATP-binding protein, translating into MYVELKNINKGFENYKASDNVNFQIEKGKLIALLGPSGSGKTTILRMIAGLETPDSGDIIIDGVRVNDVEASKRGIGFVFQNYALFRYMTVFDNIAFGLEVQKKDKKFINERVKELISLIGLEGLEKRYPHQLSGGQRQRVAFARALAPNPQLLLLDEPFAAIDAKVRHELRTWLREMIDKVGVTSIFVTHDQDEAIEVADEIIVTNKGRVEQKGTPLEIYNKPATPFVAKFIGQSIVINDFGKLRGFDEYSHYSKAVIRPEFIKVLKKGAINQHISATEEGVVEAVAYRGSYLEVKVRIGDISVTTTVQLSEELVEVGEKVQVLIYKLYAFNNEEVILIKNRKMENNNSVYI; encoded by the coding sequence ATGTACGTAGAACTAAAAAATATAAATAAGGGGTTTGAAAATTATAAAGCCTCCGATAATGTTAATTTTCAGATAGAAAAAGGAAAACTTATTGCGCTATTAGGGCCCAGTGGTAGTGGAAAGACTACTATTTTAAGGATGATTGCAGGTCTTGAAACACCAGACTCAGGAGATATTATTATTGATGGTGTTCGTGTCAATGATGTTGAAGCAAGTAAAAGAGGTATTGGATTTGTATTTCAAAATTATGCTTTATTTAGATACATGACAGTGTTTGATAATATAGCTTTTGGATTAGAAGTACAAAAGAAAGATAAAAAGTTTATTAATGAAAGAGTAAAAGAACTTATTAGTCTCATTGGACTAGAGGGATTAGAAAAAAGATATCCTCATCAACTTTCAGGAGGACAACGTCAAAGGGTAGCTTTTGCAAGGGCATTAGCACCAAATCCGCAATTATTACTTTTAGATGAGCCCTTTGCAGCTATTGATGCAAAGGTAAGACATGAACTTAGAACTTGGCTTAGAGAAATGATAGATAAGGTGGGAGTAACAAGTATATTTGTTACCCATGATCAAGATGAAGCAATAGAGGTAGCTGATGAAATAATTGTTACTAATAAAGGAAGAGTAGAACAAAAAGGAACTCCACTTGAGATATATAATAAACCGGCAACACCTTTTGTTGCAAAGTTTATTGGACAATCTATCGTTATTAATGATTTTGGTAAATTAAGAGGCTTTGATGAATATTCTCATTATTCAAAAGCGGTGATAAGACCTGAGTTTATAAAAGTATTAAAAAAGGGTGCAATAAATCAGCATATTAGTGCAACAGAAGAAGGAGTAGTAGAAGCTGTTGCTTATAGAGGTAGTTACCTTGAAGTGAAAGTTAGAATTGGTGATATTTCAGTTACTACAACAGTGCAATTATCAGAAGAATTAGTGGAAGTTGGAGAAAAAGTACAAGTTTTAATATATAAATTATATGCTTTTAACAATGAAGAGGTAATATTAATTAAAAATAGAAAGATGGAAAATAATAACTCTGTTTATATTTAG
- a CDS encoding sulfate ABC transporter substrate-binding protein — translation MKIKKVVSLLLVAIIGGTLLTSCSDENKNKDTVEITNVSYDPTRELYEAYNKEFQKYYKDKTNKDVVITQSHGGSGKQARAVIEGNEADVVTLALGYDISAIEKAGLIESGWQSKFDKNSSPYTSTIVFLVRKGNPKNINDWDDLVREDVGIITPNPKTSGGARWNYLAAWAYSYKKNNGDEEKVKKYMKDLFGNVLVLDSGARGATTTFVENGQGDVLLAWENEAYLSLKEHPDEFEIVTPSISMLAEPPVAVVDEVVDKKGTREVATEYLEYLYSDIGQRIAGENYYRPTNEEIAKEFSDVFNLDMELINIDDKIFGGWDKAQKEHFDDGGIFDEIYDGEQG, via the coding sequence ATGAAAATTAAGAAAGTAGTGAGTTTATTACTTGTGGCAATAATTGGGGGCACATTGTTAACAAGTTGTTCAGATGAAAATAAGAATAAAGATACTGTGGAAATAACAAATGTATCATATGATCCAACAAGAGAGTTATATGAAGCTTATAATAAAGAATTTCAAAAGTATTACAAGGACAAAACGAATAAAGATGTTGTTATAACTCAGTCTCATGGGGGATCAGGTAAACAAGCAAGGGCAGTTATAGAAGGTAATGAGGCAGATGTTGTAACTTTGGCTTTAGGTTATGATATTTCTGCAATAGAAAAAGCTGGATTAATAGAGAGCGGTTGGCAATCAAAATTTGATAAGAATAGTTCACCATATACTTCTACTATTGTTTTTCTAGTTCGTAAAGGTAATCCTAAGAATATAAATGATTGGGATGATTTAGTAAGAGAAGATGTCGGAATAATAACACCAAATCCTAAGACTTCTGGTGGTGCACGTTGGAATTACCTTGCAGCTTGGGCTTATAGTTATAAGAAAAACAATGGTGACGAAGAAAAAGTAAAGAAATATATGAAAGATCTATTTGGAAATGTATTAGTACTAGATTCTGGTGCAAGGGGAGCTACTACTACTTTTGTTGAAAATGGACAAGGAGATGTGCTATTAGCTTGGGAAAATGAAGCATATTTATCACTTAAGGAACATCCTGATGAATTTGAAATTGTTACACCAAGTATAAGTATGTTAGCAGAGCCTCCAGTAGCAGTAGTAGACGAAGTAGTTGATAAGAAAGGAACAAGAGAAGTTGCTACTGAATATTTAGAATATTTATATTCTGACATTGGACAAAGAATTGCAGGAGAGAATTATTATAGACCAACTAATGAAGAGATTGCCAAGGAGTTTTCTGATGTATTTAACTTAGATATGGAACTTATAAATATTGATGATAAGATTTTTGGCGGATGGGATAAAGCGCAAAAAGAACATTTTGATGATGGTGGTATTTTTGATGAAATATATGATGGCGAACAAGGTTAA
- the cysT gene encoding sulfate ABC transporter permease subunit CysT, with translation MGKSKKRAVIPGYKVSMGVTITFLSLIVLIPLASLAINASGMGFNKFISTVTNPRVIAAYKVSFLCAFIATIVNSFFGVIIAWTLVRYDFKGKRIIDGLIELPFALPTAVAGIALTTLYSDKGMIGKYFDAIGIKISYTRVGIIAAMIFIGIPFVVRSIQPVLEGIDKQYEEAATMLGASRVRIFFKVIFPEILPALLTGFGLAFARAVGEYGSVVFISGNMPFKTEIAPLLIMSKLEQYDYTGANAIALVMLVISFLILFLINSIQVYTNKFVKE, from the coding sequence ATGGGGAAGAGTAAGAAACGTGCAGTAATTCCAGGATATAAAGTATCTATGGGAGTAACAATAACATTTTTAAGCTTAATAGTATTAATTCCACTGGCTTCATTAGCTATTAATGCATCGGGAATGGGATTTAACAAATTCATTAGTACAGTAACGAACCCTAGAGTTATCGCAGCTTATAAAGTTAGTTTTTTATGTGCTTTTATAGCTACAATAGTAAATAGTTTTTTTGGAGTTATCATTGCGTGGACATTAGTGAGATATGACTTTAAGGGAAAGAGAATTATTGATGGACTAATAGAACTACCTTTTGCTCTTCCTACAGCAGTAGCAGGTATTGCTCTAACAACTCTTTATTCAGATAAAGGAATGATTGGAAAATATTTCGATGCTATAGGAATAAAGATTTCTTATACAAGAGTAGGAATAATAGCTGCAATGATTTTTATAGGTATACCTTTTGTTGTTAGATCAATTCAACCAGTGCTAGAAGGTATAGACAAACAATATGAAGAAGCTGCCACTATGTTAGGCGCTTCAAGAGTTCGTATATTTTTTAAAGTGATTTTTCCAGAAATATTACCAGCATTATTAACAGGGTTTGGATTAGCCTTTGCTAGAGCAGTTGGTGAGTATGGAAGTGTTGTGTTTATATCAGGAAATATGCCATTTAAAACAGAAATAGCACCATTACTTATTATGAGTAAATTAGAACAATATGATTATACTGGTGCCAATGCCATTGCATTAGTAATGCTTGTAATATCATTCCTAATATTATTTTTAATTAATTCAATTCAAGTTTATACAAATAAATTTGTAAAGGAATAG
- a CDS encoding TraX family protein, which translates to MNKKILSGSTIKIIAVITMCIDHFGQVVLKNGVVMNAPYKFFSDAQFSALLSIVDLCHMLGRVAFPLFCYLLVEGFIHTHNLRRYILNLGLFAIVSEPIYDLTFYGSVFSSEGQNVLFTLLIGILTLTCIKKLNDNIWVAIFFNFISGSVAYILNLDGWYYGAIMITVMYMFRRHKFMKYLLTAVVMYLCELDYSLKGLLDPYFWMALLSLFIMVLYNGQRGMKIKYFFYIFYPGHLLFLYVLTTFIIVPQL; encoded by the coding sequence ATGAACAAAAAAATATTAAGCGGTAGTACCATTAAGATTATAGCAGTTATAACAATGTGTATTGACCATTTTGGACAGGTAGTATTAAAAAATGGAGTTGTAATGAATGCACCTTATAAATTTTTTAGTGATGCACAATTTTCAGCGCTTCTAAGTATAGTGGATTTGTGTCATATGTTGGGAAGAGTTGCATTTCCTCTGTTTTGTTATTTACTTGTTGAAGGATTTATTCATACACATAATCTGAGAAGATATATCCTTAATCTTGGATTATTTGCCATAGTTTCAGAGCCTATATACGATTTAACTTTTTATGGGAGTGTTTTTAGTAGTGAAGGTCAGAATGTTTTATTTACATTATTAATTGGGATTTTGACGCTTACTTGCATAAAAAAATTGAATGATAACATTTGGGTTGCAATATTTTTCAATTTTATAAGTGGTTCAGTAGCATATATTTTAAACTTAGATGGCTGGTATTATGGGGCTATCATGATTACAGTAATGTATATGTTTAGAAGACATAAATTTATGAAATATTTATTGACCGCTGTAGTTATGTATTTGTGTGAACTTGATTATTCTTTGAAAGGTCTTTTAGATCCATATTTCTGGATGGCATTACTTTCATTGTTTATAATGGTATTATACAATGGGCAGCGAGGTATGAAAATAAAATATTTTTTCTATATTTTTTATCCAGGGCACCTACTATTTTTATATGTTTTGACTACATTTATTATTGTGCCACAGTTATAA
- a CDS encoding helix-turn-helix domain-containing protein — MSIGEKINDLRKKNNLSQDQFAELFNVTRQTVSNWENGKSYPDLEMTLKISNKFRISVDELLQNNETIVRKINSEKKEKSNLLILLGILFFAVIVFVFCFYIKYEEKNEISFEMNKSKTYHTQETNRSFLDAGVGYFTLIKDGKVDIKAIGDTDDGELHIVITDDKNKKIYYQIDGEEIEDSQSVYFNSGSYMIQVTADDYTEDIVSLTYHVKVNN; from the coding sequence ATGAGTATAGGAGAGAAAATCAATGATCTTCGTAAGAAGAATAATCTTAGTCAAGACCAGTTTGCAGAATTGTTTAATGTCACTAGACAAACTGTTTCAAATTGGGAAAATGGAAAGAGCTATCCTGATCTAGAAATGACTCTAAAAATAAGTAATAAGTTTCGAATTTCTGTAGATGAGTTATTGCAAAATAATGAGACAATTGTGAGAAAAATTAATTCAGAGAAGAAAGAAAAGAGCAATTTATTGATTCTGCTTGGAATATTATTTTTTGCAGTTATTGTATTTGTATTTTGTTTTTATATAAAATATGAAGAAAAGAATGAGATATCATTTGAGATGAATAAAAGTAAAACTTATCATACACAAGAAACAAATAGGTCATTTTTGGATGCCGGAGTAGGATATTTTACATTGATTAAAGATGGAAAAGTAGATATAAAAGCAATAGGAGATACGGACGATGGAGAGTTACATATTGTAATTACAGATGATAAAAATAAAAAGATTTATTATCAAATAGATGGAGAGGAAATAGAAGATTCTCAATCTGTATACTTTAACAGTGGCTCCTATATGATTCAAGTCACAGCTGATGATTACACCGAAGATATTGTTAGCCTCACGTATCATGTAAAGGTTAATAATTAA
- a CDS encoding adenylyl-sulfate reductase subunit alpha has translation MKEVRIEKITTDVLIIGGGTAGCYSAITLGEESNLNVLVVEKANIKRSGCLAAGVNAINAYIVKGKTAEDYVDYAKKDADGIVREDLLLTMSEGLNKVTKKLEDLGLVILKDENGEYVARGTRNIKINGENIKPILAEATKAQKNVSILNKVNITDFIVKDNRIYGAIGVAVDDNILYEISAKAVICATGGAAGLYRPNNPGFSRHKMWYPPFNTGAGYAMGIRAGAEMTTFEMRFIALRCKDTIAPTGTIAQGVGAKQVNSKGEVYENKYGLTTSERVYGTVKENQEGRGPCYLRTEGIDNSKNDDLKKAYLNMAPSQTLKWVESGKNPSEANVEIEGTEPYIVGGHTASGYWVDSNRRTTIKGLYAAGDVAGGCPQKYVTGALVEGEIAAKAVIKDLENYTATVVDEIDNFVAEKKKEVESFLNNEEGLFSIEAIEEAMQKVMDSYAGGISTNYQYNEKQLKVAEEKINQIEKLTDSLKANDFHELMFIYEIKERLVICKSVIAHLNARKETRWHSFAENLDYPNKDDKWLKYVNSKVVDGKIEIILRDLVGRGEVYEHSN, from the coding sequence ATGAAGGAAGTTAGAATAGAAAAAATAACTACCGATGTATTAATAATTGGTGGAGGTACAGCAGGATGCTATAGTGCTATTACATTAGGTGAAGAATCTAATCTAAATGTATTAGTAGTGGAAAAGGCTAATATAAAAAGGAGCGGCTGTTTAGCAGCAGGAGTTAATGCTATTAATGCCTATATAGTTAAAGGAAAGACAGCAGAAGACTATGTAGATTATGCTAAAAAAGATGCTGATGGTATTGTAAGGGAAGATTTACTTTTAACAATGTCTGAAGGATTAAATAAGGTAACAAAAAAGCTAGAGGATTTAGGTCTTGTTATATTAAAAGATGAAAATGGTGAATATGTAGCAAGAGGAACTAGAAATATAAAGATAAATGGAGAGAATATAAAGCCAATTTTAGCAGAAGCAACTAAGGCACAAAAAAATGTATCTATATTAAATAAGGTAAATATCACAGATTTTATTGTGAAGGACAATAGGATTTATGGAGCTATTGGTGTAGCTGTTGATGATAATATTCTTTATGAAATTTCTGCTAAGGCAGTAATTTGTGCCACTGGTGGTGCAGCAGGACTTTATAGACCAAATAATCCTGGATTTTCTAGACATAAGATGTGGTATCCACCGTTTAATACAGGAGCTGGTTATGCAATGGGAATAAGAGCAGGGGCAGAGATGACAACTTTTGAAATGAGATTTATTGCTCTTAGGTGTAAAGATACTATAGCACCTACAGGAACTATAGCTCAAGGGGTAGGGGCAAAACAAGTAAACTCAAAAGGTGAGGTTTATGAAAACAAGTATGGTTTAACAACTTCAGAAAGGGTTTATGGAACAGTTAAGGAAAATCAAGAAGGTAGAGGACCGTGTTATTTAAGAACAGAAGGTATTGATAATAGTAAGAATGATGATCTTAAGAAAGCATATTTAAATATGGCACCAAGCCAAACTTTAAAATGGGTTGAATCTGGTAAAAATCCTAGTGAGGCTAATGTAGAAATAGAAGGTACAGAACCTTATATTGTTGGTGGACATACTGCTAGTGGATATTGGGTTGATAGTAATAGAAGAACTACTATAAAAGGGCTTTATGCAGCAGGAGATGTTGCTGGAGGTTGTCCTCAAAAATATGTAACAGGAGCATTAGTAGAAGGAGAAATAGCTGCAAAAGCTGTTATAAAGGATTTAGAAAATTATACTGCCACAGTAGTAGATGAAATAGATAATTTTGTAGCAGAAAAGAAAAAAGAGGTAGAAAGCTTCTTAAATAATGAAGAAGGATTATTTTCTATAGAGGCTATAGAAGAAGCAATGCAAAAGGTAATGGATAGTTATGCTGGTGGTATAAGTACTAATTATCAGTATAATGAAAAGCAATTAAAAGTAGCTGAGGAGAAAATAAATCAAATAGAAAAACTTACAGATAGTCTAAAAGCTAATGATTTTCATGAACTTATGTTTATATATGAAATAAAGGAGAGGCTAGTAATTTGTAAATCTGTTATAGCTCATTTAAATGCTAGAAAAGAGACAAGATGGCATAGCTTTGCAGAAAATCTTGATTATCCTAATAAAGATGATAAATGGCTTAAATATGTAAATTCTAAGGTTGTTGATGGAAAGATTGAAATTATTTTAAGAGATTTAGTAGGCAGGGGGGAAGTATATGAGCATAGCAATTAA
- the cysW gene encoding sulfate ABC transporter permease subunit CysW: MEKSKFVKWLLISVTVIFLFLMLIMPLVVVIIEALKKGLISYKDAITDEYTIQALILTLEATIAAVVINTVFGLFAAWTITKFHFRGKKLLTTLIDIPFAISPVIAGLIFILTFGRIGWAYDFLQAANIKIVFAVPGIILATIFVTFPFVAREIIPVLNAQGKDEEEAAALMGAKGFKIFTKITLPHIKWALLYGIILCTARAMGEFGAVSVLSGHLKGKTNTLPLHIECLYNEFNSNAAFAVSSILVILAIIILILRNIAEHKSKKYSKVSK; the protein is encoded by the coding sequence ATGGAAAAGTCAAAATTTGTTAAGTGGTTATTAATTTCAGTGACAGTTATATTTTTATTCTTAATGCTTATAATGCCATTAGTTGTCGTTATTATAGAAGCTCTTAAAAAAGGTCTTATTTCATATAAAGATGCAATAACTGATGAATATACTATACAGGCTTTAATACTTACATTAGAGGCAACAATAGCAGCTGTAGTTATAAACACAGTTTTTGGATTGTTTGCAGCATGGACTATAACAAAGTTTCATTTTAGAGGTAAGAAGCTTTTAACAACACTAATAGATATTCCATTTGCCATTTCTCCAGTAATAGCAGGATTGATATTTATATTAACCTTTGGAAGAATAGGGTGGGCATATGATTTTTTACAGGCTGCTAATATTAAGATAGTTTTTGCAGTTCCAGGAATAATACTTGCAACTATTTTTGTGACATTTCCATTTGTAGCAAGGGAGATAATTCCCGTATTAAATGCACAAGGGAAGGATGAAGAAGAGGCTGCAGCTCTTATGGGAGCAAAGGGATTCAAAATTTTTACTAAGATAACATTGCCACATATAAAATGGGCATTGCTTTATGGAATAATATTATGTACAGCAAGAGCGATGGGAGAGTTTGGGGCTGTATCAGTCTTATCTGGCCATCTTAAAGGTAAAACAAATACTCTGCCTTTGCATATAGAGTGTTTATATAATGAATTTAATTCTAATGCAGCATTTGCAGTGTCATCAATTTTAGTAATACTAGCCATTATAATTTTAATCTTAAGAAATATTGCTGAGCATAAGAGCAAGAAATATAGTAAGGTAAGTAAATAA
- a CDS encoding sulfite exporter TauE/SafE family protein, whose product MLYVIYILAGIGAGIVTGLAGLSAAVVITTLLVSICGWKSYDAVTVALAADVLASLLTAYTYYKNKNIDLKNGMLVTITAFIGTIIGSYSGFLFSQSQPDGLGYISMLTTIFLGIKFLVKPIEEGYDADSGSEQISKKKIILAMFFGCGIGWICGFTGSGGGILMLTVFTLLLGYNLKVAVGTSTMIMTLVALTGTISHFYMGATIQLIPMLLVIIFCVSAAYFSAKFANKCEIKKLNKVVGTCLGILGVITILIKLI is encoded by the coding sequence ATGTTATATGTAATTTATATCTTAGCAGGAATTGGGGCAGGGATTGTAACAGGGCTTGCAGGTCTTTCTGCAGCAGTAGTTATTACAACTTTACTTGTCAGTATATGTGGCTGGAAGAGTTATGATGCTGTAACGGTAGCTCTTGCAGCGGATGTTCTTGCTAGTTTACTTACCGCATACACATATTATAAAAATAAAAATATTGATTTGAAGAATGGAATGCTTGTTACAATTACAGCTTTTATAGGAACTATCATTGGTAGCTATAGTGGATTTCTTTTCTCACAATCACAACCAGATGGGTTAGGCTACATTTCTATGTTAACTACAATATTTCTAGGTATAAAGTTTTTAGTAAAACCTATTGAAGAAGGTTATGATGCAGATTCTGGTTCAGAACAAATAAGTAAGAAAAAAATTATTTTGGCAATGTTTTTTGGTTGTGGTATAGGTTGGATTTGTGGTTTTACTGGAAGTGGTGGAGGTATTTTGATGCTTACAGTATTTACATTACTTCTTGGATATAATTTAAAAGTCGCTGTCGGTACAAGCACTATGATTATGACTCTAGTTGCTTTAACTGGTACTATAAGTCATTTTTATATGGGAGCGACAATACAACTTATCCCGATGTTATTAGTTATAATCTTTTGTGTTAGTGCTGCTTATTTTAGTGCAAAATTTGCAAATAAATGTGAGATTAAAAAGTTAAATAAAGTTGTAGGTACATGCCTTGGAATCCTTGGGGTTATAACTATTTTAATAAAATTAATATAA
- a CDS encoding indolepyruvate ferredoxin oxidoreductase subunit alpha, whose protein sequence is MSIAINKEKCVGCKGCTKVCPGSLLEIDENNKAYIKYPKDCWGCCSCIKECKFSAISLYLGADIGGRGSKLSVNIEGDIAHWKIEEGNGNIEEININRKDSNKY, encoded by the coding sequence ATGAGCATAGCAATTAATAAAGAAAAATGTGTTGGATGTAAAGGCTGTACGAAGGTTTGTCCAGGAAGCCTATTGGAAATAGACGAAAATAATAAAGCTTATATAAAATATCCTAAAGATTGTTGGGGCTGTTGCTCTTGCATAAAAGAATGTAAATTTAGCGCAATTTCTTTATATTTAGGAGCAGATATTGGTGGTAGAGGTAGTAAGCTATCAGTAAATATCGAAGGAGATATTGCTCATTGGAAAATAGAAGAAGGCAATGGAAATATTGAAGAGATAAATATTAATAGAAAAGATTCTAATAAGTATTAA